One genomic region from Chlamydia poikilotherma encodes:
- a CDS encoding 50S ribosomal protein L23, protein MKDPYDVIKRHYVTEKAKTLEALSLGNGEGKKKGSFCKHPKYTFVVSCDATKPLIAQALESIYADKKVKVKSVNTICVKPQPARMFRGKRKGKTAGFKKAVVTFYEGHSIG, encoded by the coding sequence ATGAAAGATCCTTATGATGTAATCAAACGGCATTATGTAACCGAGAAGGCCAAAACATTAGAAGCTTTGAGTCTTGGGAATGGTGAGGGCAAAAAGAAAGGTAGTTTCTGCAAACATCCAAAGTATACATTTGTTGTATCTTGTGATGCCACGAAGCCTTTAATTGCGCAAGCTTTGGAATCTATTTATGCAGATAAAAAAGTAAAAGTTAAAAGTGTAAACACGATATGTGTGAAGCCTCAGCCAGCCCGAATGTTTCGTGGAAAACGAAAAGGAAAGACTGCAGGATTTAAGAAGGCAGTTGTGACCTTCTATGAAGGCCATTCTATCGGGTAA
- the rplC gene encoding 50S ribosomal protein L3 has translation MRSQLSLMGKKEGMIHVFDKDGNLVACSVISVGSNVVTQIKVDSTDGYNAIQMGANEINVPEKTLEKRMNKPKLGHFKKSGSRVFGLLKEVRVSEDAINEVSLGNEFGLEVLEDISSVDISGVSKGKGFQGVMKRFGFRGGPKTHGSGFHRHAGSIGMRSTPGRCFPGSKRPSHMGTVNVTVKNLEVVKIDLEKKVLLVKGAIPGPRGSVVVVRRSSRAKG, from the coding sequence ATGCGATCTCAGCTTAGCTTAATGGGAAAAAAAGAAGGCATGATTCATGTCTTTGACAAAGATGGAAATCTGGTTGCGTGTTCGGTAATTAGCGTGGGTTCCAATGTTGTTACTCAAATAAAAGTTGATTCAACTGATGGTTACAATGCTATTCAGATGGGCGCGAATGAAATCAATGTCCCAGAAAAGACATTGGAAAAACGTATGAACAAGCCTAAGCTCGGCCACTTTAAGAAGTCGGGTTCTCGTGTTTTTGGTTTATTAAAGGAAGTTCGTGTTTCCGAGGATGCTATTAATGAAGTTTCTTTAGGAAACGAATTTGGCTTAGAGGTTCTTGAAGATATCTCTTCTGTAGATATTAGCGGTGTTTCTAAAGGTAAAGGATTCCAAGGAGTCATGAAGAGATTCGGGTTCCGTGGAGGTCCTAAAACTCACGGTTCTGGATTTCATCGTCATGCTGGTTCTATAGGAATGCGATCAACTCCTGGGCGATGCTTCCCTGGAAGTAAGCGCCCTAGTCATATGGGTACTGTCAATGTAACCGTTAAGAATTTAGAAGTGGTAAAAATAGATTTAGAGAAAAAAGTATTACTGGTGAAGGGAGCGATCCCTGGTCCTAGAGGCTCTGTTGTTGTCGTCAGACGTTCTTCTAGAGCAAAAGGGTAA
- the rplD gene encoding 50S ribosomal protein L4, which translates to MVLLSKFDFSGNKAGEVELPDAFFIQEGNGLQLVKDYLVAIRANKRQWSACTRNRSEVSHSTKKPFRQKGTGNARQGCLASPQFRGGGIVFGPKPKFDQHVRINRKEKRAAIRLLLSQKIQTNRLIVVDDSVFTSSLSSPKTKEALRFLKSCNVECRGILFIDDLDHAENNEGLRLSLRNLSAVRGFTYGMNINGYDLASAHNVVISEKALRGLAGHLISGTKD; encoded by the coding sequence ATGGTTTTATTGTCAAAGTTTGATTTTTCTGGGAATAAGGCGGGAGAGGTTGAATTGCCAGATGCCTTTTTTATTCAAGAAGGAAATGGGCTTCAATTAGTGAAAGACTATCTTGTGGCCATTCGCGCCAACAAGAGACAGTGGTCTGCATGTACGAGAAATCGTTCAGAAGTCAGCCATTCTACTAAAAAGCCTTTTAGGCAGAAAGGCACGGGAAATGCCCGTCAGGGGTGTTTAGCTTCTCCTCAGTTTCGTGGAGGAGGCATTGTTTTTGGCCCCAAGCCTAAGTTTGATCAACATGTTCGTATTAATAGAAAAGAAAAAAGAGCGGCGATTCGTTTGTTGTTGTCTCAAAAGATCCAAACAAATCGATTGATTGTGGTTGATGACAGCGTGTTCACAAGTAGTTTGTCTTCTCCAAAGACAAAAGAAGCTTTAAGGTTTTTAAAATCTTGTAATGTAGAGTGTCGAGGAATTCTTTTCATTGATGATTTAGATCATGCTGAAAACAATGAAGGTTTAAGGTTAAGTTTGCGAAATTTATCAGCTGTGCGTGGTTTTACGTATGGAATGAATATCAATGGATACGATCTAGCCTCTGCCCATAATGTAGTGATTTCCGAAAAAGCTCTGAGAGGACTCGCCGGGCATCTTATTTCTGGAACGAAAGATTAA